CTAGCATCTTCATGATCTAGCTGCGACGTTTCGTCGTGACAGGATCTTCTAATTGTTCTCGACGTTACTGGACCAAGAGCTTCAGTCATCCCATATGCACAAGTAATATTGAAACCTAATTCACTAAGTTTGGTTTGAATTTGGGGTTCGGGCAATGCTCCTGCGCCTGCAACAATAACATCCACCTTCTGAGGCAACGGTTGCGGATCAACTGCTAGCGTTTCAGCAATCTTGCTTAAGAGGATTGGTGGACCGCAAAATAGGGTGACATcgtgaagaaaaatggaatttAAAATGGCTGTCCCCGTTACATCCCTCAGACATATATTAGTGCCTCCCAATGCGGCCATCGTCCAGGGGAAACACCAACCGTTGCATCGGAACATGTCTACTGTCCAAAGAAACACGGGCTTTTGTCGCATGCCTATTCTAAAAatttctccaagtgaatttagATAGGCAGCTCTGTGGCTGTAGATCACTCCTTTTGGTTTGCCTGTGGAGCCAGAAGTATAACATATTGAGATTGGGTCGCATTCGGATTTAGGATAGCTGATATCGAAATCCAGTTTCCCCGTTGCAAGAAGTGCATGATAATCCAGTCGAAAGTTAATTGGAATGGCTGAGAAAGCATTTGTATGGTTTTCTTGGATTAAGATTAGGACCGGAGAATTGTTTTTAGTCTGAGATAATGACCCAAGCGCTTCCAGGACGACTTTAGTAAACTCATAATCCACAAAAATTGCTTTGGCTTCCAGCTGCTGCAGTTTGACGGCTAAAGTCGTTGCATTCAACTTTGGGTTAAGGGCACAAAGGACAGCACCGGTCATTGGAACTCCAAATTGCAGCTCATAAAGTTCTGGTATATTGGGCGCCACAGCTGCAACCTATTGAGATAAAAGGATTTACAATTTCTTCAGTAACTTTTTCACATAGAAAATTGCTCAACTCTTGAATGGAAGTTTATATCAGAAAGAAATCTgtcggcttttttttttttttttaaaaaaaaagagatatcTATAGATGAATAATAGATTCATCAGAAATTTATAAAGTGTTGAGGATCTGATATTAACTAGGTAAATTATCAAGGCTGATTACTTAACGAATTGTTCACTTAATAAAAGCCGAAAAAATGTTGGAAGAGCTCTAATTAAGATCTGGTCAAACTATCCATGGTCGTCCCACAAAAGGACAAATTAGAGAATGATCAACCAAATGATCCTGCCCGGCTTGTCATTCATGCACTGCATAAGGGACTAAGAGTTAAGACTAAAGGTTTTCTGGCTAATATAGCTAGGCATGGATCAGGGTTATCTTAACCGAAAATCGAAATCAAAATTCCTTATGGTTTGTTTTGATTGAGGAATTTGATAGAGGATCTGAAATCCTCTCAAATCCCTCAAGTTGTTTAAATTACTTAAGAGATATTTGGATTAgaaaattatcaattttttgtgtgttttaaaATGTATTTAGATAATTTATGAATAACAAATCTAACTGTGTCTTAAACCATCTAAATAACTAGAGCAATTTGGTCGGATTTTAAATCTTTCATCAAATTTCTCTATCCAAAACAAACCAGCACGGAGGCATAAATGATTGAACCAAGGTGAAGGTTTGGACGAAGGTGTTAGACAAGGCATTATATGTAATTCAACTAGTTAGGAAGAAAGTCCTGAGTGTAAACCccacaaattttgaattttttttatatttaaaaatataagaaaagacAATACTAATGTAAaaattacacacacacacacacatataataCTAATAAATACAAAAGCATTTGATATAattaagaaaaatcataaatgaAGTGTTGTTATCTAACAagcaaaattataaaataacaAACACAGCCCAATGGTTCAAACAAACTCAATTTACAAGCATCACTATATAGcatacaaaattaaaatcatattCAAATAGATCACAACAAAATTAAGCAATAAAGTCATTAATAACAAACTTA
The genomic region above belongs to Coffea arabica cultivar ET-39 chromosome 7c, Coffea Arabica ET-39 HiFi, whole genome shotgun sequence and contains:
- the LOC113698473 gene encoding butanoate--CoA ligase AAE1-like; the protein is MEGMVVCSANYVPLTPISFLERAAFVYGQRVSMVFGDTRYLWKETHERCIRLASALSQLGITRGDIVAAVAPNIPELYELQFGVPMTGAVLCALNPKLNATTLAVKLQQLEAKAIFVDYEFTKVVLEALGSLSQTKNNSPVLILIQENHTNAFSAIPINFRLDYHALLATGKLDFDISYPKSECDPISICYTSGSTGKPKGVIYSHRAAYLNSLGEIFRIGMRQKPVFLWTVDMFRCNGWCFPWTMAALGGTNICLRDVTGTAILNSIFLHDVTLFCGPPILLSKIAETLAVDPQPLPQKVDVIVAGAGALPEPQIQTKLSELGFNITCAYGMTEALGPVTSRTIRRSCHDETSQLDHEDARTRIREGTHSLIIEGADVKHPTTMESVPADGKTVGQIMFRSNTLMSGYLKNAQATEEAFQGGWYRTKDLGVKHPDGYIQMKDRAIDVINCGGEIVSSLEIEDVIIRHPMVSEVAVVGRPDELLGETPCAFVKLKDGCCIVEEEIMDICASHLPEHMRPKSVFFGELPGNSTGKVQKFVLRDRLIKGDGKSL